The Naumovozyma dairenensis CBS 421 chromosome 1, complete genome genome includes a region encoding these proteins:
- the MUS81 gene encoding Mus81p (similar to Saccharomyces cerevisiae MUS81 (YDR386W); ancestral locus Anc_5.468): MCLPDNLKDLYLKFLQELIDGLSSRQEQLSLTYDKAKRNLKETDGIFYYPKDLKKVKGIGDTIITRLEKKLHEHCEDLGITPPESRAPARNTRVIKRTTTLLRTESQDGILCEEPEKKKTKRAYIPKKKSGGYAILLVLLEYNAINRGLTKDIIVENAQKYATHSMNGNFATKNFHGAWSSISSLKKHNLVLESGRPKVYTLTEEGATLANTLKVADKIIFDKEMRNSGKSADSSFRTDDEKSANLSDLLSKEKILHRSADTFHSSSFLDYTFQEQLISTRPTAQRMHTLAVSSPASEQHNMVPVPRNTSAISTSRTSALRRRYNGISYEIWPKGNYEIYPIIDHREVKSQKDREFFSNTFATKGLKNEIQQLALGDILWVAKNKKTGRQCVLNTIVERKRLDDLAVSIKDNRFMEQKNRLEKSGCTHKYYLIEETMGNNIGNMGEALKTALWLILVYYRFSMIRTLDSDETVESIITLNTIVEHFYSKKDILVIFPHSVENQNDFKKTLDMFKEEFERKGNIACCHNFVSFQEVMGKSDMKTVGELTIIVLMYIKGVSLEKALAIQSFFPTLNHILQGYRKCRSPGEAKLLMFTKLGDAPGTKKITKSLSEKISDVFSTL, from the coding sequence ATGTGTCTTCCTGACAACCTGAAGGActtatatttgaaatttttacaaGAGCTAATCGATGGTCTTTCATCTCGACAAGAACAATTGAGTTTAACATATGACAAGGCCAAGAGGAACCTGAAGGAGACGGATggtattttttattatccaaaagatttgaagaaagtTAAAGGCATCGGTGATACTATAATCACCAGATTAGAGAAGAAACTTCATGAACACTGTGAAGATCTTGGGATCACACCGCCGGAATCCAGAGCACCAGCAAGAAACACAAGGGTAATTAAGAGAACTACAACGTTATTAAGAACAGAGAGTCAGGATGGGATACTCTGTGAGGAACctgaaaaaaagaagacgAAAAGAGCATATattccaaagaaaaaatctgGTGGTTACGCCATCTTGTTAGTATTACTGGAATATAATGCTATCAATCGTGGTCTTACAAAAGATATAATTGTAGAGAACGCTCAAAAGTATGCAACTCATAGTATGAATGGTAATTTTGCGACAAAAAACTTTCATGGGGCATGgtcatcaatttcttctttaaagaAACATAACTTAGTTCTTGAAAGTGGTCGTCCAAAAGTTTATACTTTAACTGAAGAAGGTGCGACGTTAGCGAATACTTTGAAGGTAGctgataaaattatatttgataaagagATGCGAAATAGTGGGAAGAGTGCTGACTCTTCATTTAGaacagatgatgaaaaaagtGCAAATCTAAGTGATTTATTGAGTAAAGAGAAGATTCTTCATAGATCTGCCGATACTTTTCACAGCTCTTCTTTCCTGGATTATACATTCCAAGAGCAGCTTATATCGACAAGACCCACAGCTCAGAGAATGCACACACTTGCCGTTTCATCCCCGGCATCTGAACAACATAACATGGTACCAGTACCGAGGAATACATCTGCCATATCAACTTCCAGGACGAGTGCTCTGAGAAGGAGATATAATGGTATTAGTTACGAGATATGGCCGAAAGGAAATTATGAAATTTACCCAATTATTGATCACAGAGAAGTAAAATCTCAAAAGGATCGTGAATTTTTCTCGAATACATTTGCAACTAAAGGATTAAAGAATGAGATTCAACAATTAGCGCTAGGTGATATATTATGGGTAgcgaaaaataaaaagacaGGACGTCAATGTGTTTTAAATACAATAGTAGAAAGGAAACGTTTAGACGATCTTGCGGTTAGTATTAAAGATAATAGATTTATGGAGCAAAAAAATAGATTAGAAAAATCAGGATGTACtcataaatattatttaattgaagaaactaTGGGTAATAATATCGGTAACATGGGCGAAGCATTGAAGACTGCGCTTTGGCTGATATTGGTTTATTACAGGTTTTCTATGATAAGAACGCTGGATTCTGATGAAACTGTTGAAAGCATCATCACGTTGAATACTATAGTAGAGCATTTTTATTCTAAGAAGGATATACTGGTTATATTTCCACATAGTGtagaaaatcaaaatgaTTTCAAGAAAACCTTGGATATGTTTAAAGAGGAATTCGAACGAAAAGGTAATATTGCATGCTGCCATAATTTTGTAAGTTTCCAAGAAGTGATGGGTAAAAGTGATATGAAAACAGTTGGGGAATTAACAATCATTGTACTGATGTACATAAAAGGTGTTTCATTGGAAAAAGCATTGGCAATCCAGTCCTTCTTCCCTACTCTAAATCATATCTTGCAGGGTTATAGGAAATGCCGCTCGCCAGGAGAGGCCAAATTACTGATGTTCACAAAATTAGGAGATGCCCCTGGTACCAAGAAGATTACGAAGAGTCTATCAGAAAAGATTTCAGACGTTTTCAGTACGTTATGA
- the NDAI0A04380 gene encoding uncharacterized protein (Ty-like retrotransposon) — MTLEIVEKYQEDQIHDITGLPITLHDKLKEAVSNIKVNSKLHFLTIQGDKLLTKEHKWWIPQEQYEIILWIIWNTHINNDMHRGIQETLRCIRKRYNFDDLYKLTQVVVNSCKICQSNKPTNFSISNYRYIPTPSRPHMIMSADHITDLDTSKDGYNEILVIVDLFTRYTYLIAAKKQDTAEETFQRLEERLCLHGGLPITMLTDNGTKFKGEFNKNLSWRGINHWNTSIYRAKSNGANERMNGIIKQCLRTHGALMRPHWPQHLSATEFFINSRTHSATRRSPNELKFGYEPEWIDTNKRLEMLNTDTRIQVMSDEEWYNYIQEKVKPIQALLVKSKDRNKQKITKTGKPVVFKVGEMVWISRHAYVAKGPEGAKSCFYRTCCY; from the coding sequence ATGACACTAGAAATTGTGGAGAAATATCAAGAGGATCAAATACATGATATTACTGGACTTCCAATTACATTACATGACAAATTAAAGGAAGCTGTGAGTAACATCAAGGTAAATTCGAAACTCCATTTTTTAACAATACAAGGTGATAAACTGCTAACTAAAGAGCATAAATGGTGGATTCCACAAGAACAATACGAAATAATATTGTGGATTATATGGAACACACACATTAACAATGATATGCATCGTGGTATACAGGAAACACTTCGATGTATTAGGAAACGATACAACTTTGATGATCTCTATAAACTTACTCAGGTGGTTGTCAACTCTTGTAAAATCTGTCAATCGAATAAACCAACAAATTTTTCGATCTCAAACTACCGATATATCCCTACTCCTAGCCGACCACATATGATTATGAGTGCAGACCACATTACCGATCTCGATACTTCCAAAGATGGATATAACGAAATATTAGTGATAGTGGATCTTTTTACTCGATATACATACTTAATCGCTGCGAAGAAACAGGATACGGCAGAAGAGACATTTCAGAGATTAGAAGAGAGACTTTGTTTACATGGCGGTTTACCCATCACGATGCTAACCGACAACGGAACAAAATTCAAAGGTgaattcaacaaaaatttGTCCTGGCGTGGAATAAATCATTGGAATACTTCTATTTACAGAGCAAAGTCAAACGGTGCTAACGAACGTATGAATGGTATTATTAAACAATGCCTAAGAACTCATGGAGCATTAATGCGTCCACATTGGCCTCAACATCTATCAGCTActgaatttttcattaatagtAGGACACACTCGGCAACACGTCGATCTCCAAATGAGTTGAAATTTGGCTATGAACCTGAATGGATAGATACAAATAAACGTCTGGAAATGCTTAATACTGATACCAGAATACAAGTCATGtcagatgaagaatggTATAATTATATCCAAGAAAAGGTAAAACCAATTCAAGCCCTATTAGTAAAAAGTAAAGATAGAAATAAACAGAAGATTACCAAAACAGGGAAACCAGTAGTATTCAAAGTAGGTGAAATGGTATGGATTTCTAGACATGCATACGTTGCAAAAGGACCTGAAGGCGCTAAAAGCTGTTTTTATAGGACCTGCTGTTATTAA